TAGATGTAACTGAGCAAGATATGTTTCCTGCTCTCTCTTGGTAACTCGAACAAGTTTAACCTTCAAATTACAACCGTCAGATTAAGTTTGAAAATATGTGGCATTTACTGGTAAATGCACAAACAATAAACTTACTGCATAGCCCATCTTTTCGACCATTTCCTTCAAAACTTGATACATTGTAGGTCTGGCCTGAAATGGAGCAAATATTTGTATCTTTTAGTAACAGCATAAAAGCAATGCTTGCTGTAACTTTCGTTGAATGGACTTATCAGAATCAATATAAAAACATTAGACGTACAAGTTGGACATTGCGTACAGCGGCCATGAGCAGCACACTTGACATCTCCACTGTTGCATAAAATAGAGACACAACATTAGACAACCTTATTTGGTAAACACTCCCAAGAGACTGTACATTCACTAAGACAATCAATGAATCATGTACATACGAACAATTATAGGAAGAAGCAGCCCAGTCCCGTCCTCCATCCTTAGCACAATCGCGGGGTTTGGAGCATAATCATGTACATGAACCCCCTGTGGATTGTTATGGACGCATTTCACATGCCTGCCATCTCTCATCTTGATCATGAAACCATCTTTCCCGCTTTGCACTTCAACTACATACAGGATAATAGGGAAGATCACCACAAAATTGTATTGCATTTTCACTTTGACATGTGTTGAGACTTGTTGATTAATTGTGTCTTAGGTTAAATGAAGCAATACTATCACACAAATCTAGCACCAAAAAGTGCGGCATAGAGGGGATGAAATTCAGCATAATCCATCATCTCCAATCAATTTTAAGAGAAGATATAGTTTTATCCACTTGTACTaaagataacaacaacaatatacctagtgtaatcccacaaagtAGGGTCtgggaggatagagtgtacgcaaaccttactacTACTACCCTAGGCTAAAGAAAAAACAGTCTAAAGCAGTATAGAGAAAGAAATAACGAAAATGAAGACAATTATGGCAAAAATACTAGAGATAACCTGATAAATCATCATCCTAAACAATAGTTATAACAAGATACTACCAAACAACACACATCCATTCAACAAACAAAAAGTAGAAATATCACAATGAACAATAAAATCAACATACCAGCTTCAACCACGCTAGAATTGACATAATCAGCATCACTTTCATTAAAATTCTCGGCCATGCTACCATTGTCATTTGATGATGAACTGAAACTACATCCGATCATCAACTTGCTTACACGTGATCGTGGTAAACGAGCCACATTAACCCGTCGTCTAGATATCCCATTAAACCCCCAGAACTCACTTCTCAACATCTTAGCCTTCATTATAGGTGAACTGACTCTACCTGTTTGCTTTCCACGAAACAGAGGACAAACAACTGGCCCTTGCAGAGAGCTCATTTTgcctaatttgaattttatcacACAACAATTAGATTATAATCCAGTATATTCGTtttataaatgaataaatatagctAGTAAAGTTCTTGCCATCATGATCGTGATCACGAGGCTCGCAAAAATGCAGGTAAAGTTGCGTGCTATAAACCCAAGTAGTTTAtacttttttgtaaaaaaaatactgAACTTGCTCTGTTGGAATAAAAATActagaaatataaaatttattgattTCAGTGATCAAaacattttcttcattttatcaACTTAAAATTAGGGGATCAAATTAATTAACATGGAAAAAAGTAAATATTCCCACCTGAATTACAAAGTTTTCCAGTGAAAAAAAGCTCTTAATCTTCAGAAGAACTCCAAAAGTCAACGGCTTCTGATCACCAGAAGAAAAATGGGCAGGGGTtcggggtggggtggggtggggtgggggtggggggagaGAAAGAAGATAtttaactcaatattttttGGGTGCAATATATAGGCAATGAAATACTCTCGTTCGACTTTacactttattttaaaaaaattaaatagaaggataattttatcaaatcattttttaaatataatgttttgaaaatgtaatagaaaaatgactataattaaataataaaaataaattaaaaaaactaagtgtaaaattatcttttaattttataaattgaataagtattacagtgaataaataaaaatggacaaAGAAAACATCCTACTTTTATGGAAAGCTTCAGTCATTTGACATCTATACCCTTCTCaattagtcaatttttttttaaaataatcattGAGATACCTAAtgctgaaaaaagaagaaaagaaaaggttaCCTACGCATTATCTCATTAATTTGGATtcttcacacacacacacacacacacacactatatatatatatatatatatatatatatatatatttatttatttgtaaatttatattattagacAGAGTATTTAATggtttttatcaaaaaaataaaaaaatctcacAGATAAGTAAAAGTAAGATTGGCTGAGTCTTACCTCACGGGTTTGCATCTCGATTTGTTAAAGAGGGAAATATTTTCACTcagcaatttttttttaatatttgaatGATTataatgcgactgagatggttttgACATGTGAAAagaagagacacagatgcctcagtgcggaggtgtgagaggttggccatggatggtttcagaagagataggggtaggccgaagaaatattgaggagaggtgattagacaggacatggcgcagttacagcttaccgaggacatgaccttagatagaagggtgtggaggacccatattaggatagaaggctagtacatagtctcgttattcttccgtattagtaggtgcattagcgcactataatttcttgttctctgacttttgttattatctttctattactttctgtactttgattactctattttatttgcgttattcgttatttgctttttcataacgctttgaacttcttagccttatctgacctctttttatgcttcttttgagtcgaaggtctctcggaaacagccgtcctatcttggtaggagtaaggtctgcgtacactttaccctccccagaccccacgttgtgggattttactgggttattgttattgttgtatttgattgattataatttattttttttaaaaaaaaatccatctTGCAATATGTAAAATCTGGAAGATTAAAAtagttgtatttttattttttaatgtttgACTATATACTTCTTTTCGTCCGTTTTAATTTGTCTgtcttaatttctttttaagtACGCTTTAAAAAGCGTCTCTTCTTAGcaactttttaattttgatttctcatacatatttaagaccataaaattaaaagacattttgatatatttaatatatttttaatttaagatcacataatttataagattttttaattttttttaaattttatgtcaaataaaaatatgataaacaaattgaaattgagaaaataTATCTTTCAGACCACTTGATTTAGATATGAATTCTTGCCTACTATTACTAATAGATCATATCCTTCACACATTCCGTCTGTAcaaacttttatttaaaaagtcTTCTTTAAGGATAAGTATGTTTTGATTTTTGTATTTTCCTAACAAGTTCACTTTCACTTGTTATCTTTACATTTATAAACAGATGATTATAAAGATTTTTGGTAAATAGGTCattaaatcaagaataaatttataaaacatTATAAAATCAATTAACAAGATAATATTTAGCTGATGTTTGATCATGTTTTATAGGTTGTGTTTAGTCATGAGTAAAAATTggagttatttttaattttttgtgagTAACTTAGagtgaagaaattaaaaacatctttatgttattttttaaatttttgaaaattctgaaattaattttaagttaaatttcaaaattttatgaccAAACACGTTTGGGCCAGAGTTCAactctagaaaaaaaaaaggaaatttttTGCATATAGTCACTCACAAATACCTTAATTATGTTTCATAACTATAatttgctaattacaattcgtagctatagttataacaacgtttgtataattcacgcaatatttgtatacgtttgtatgattcgctatacaattcacagCTTTTATATAGCATTTGTAAATTTaactatacaattcatgcacaacgttgatataattcgctatacaatttatagtgtttgtatatttcactatacaattcgatcCGCGCATAACATTTGTATAAAtcacgcgaattatacaaaactcaacatcgcacgaattatacaaaactcaaactgtaattacagctagatgtttgccgcgagccataattaattaaaaaatattaactaattaactagtatatatttacttatccgcgtaattttctcaaaaaaaataaaattccctTGGAAATATCCCTTGAGATAGACAATGACACAGAAATTAAAGAGTTGATGCCAATTCATAGCCTTGAAATTTTCGAAAATTACAAGCAACCTGTTGAATCAGACTTTTCCCCTCACCCGATGATCAATGTAATCGATATCTATATAGAAATTTgactaattcaaatttatattaaaaattagacttttaataaaagataaaGCATTTTCTATCATATACGACTTTATTCCTATAATTCAAACCGAAATTCCTcgttaaaaataaaagagtagTTACGACGACCATTATATATCTAGATGTTGATGTTTTAATTCGTATTCAGTATCCAACTTTTAGACTCAAAGTATGGTCCTTCCACTAAAACTAAACGACTAAAAACTTAACAAGTGGATGTGTGACAAACAGAaaacaatttaatttttaattgtatatataatgtCCAAATATCAATTATTGGTCACTCTCTCTATCCAAGCCATAAAGATCAAAGCATTTTTGGTCGTTTTTTGATggcattaaaaaaatatgcacttttttaaaatcaactattaaaaaaaacatatttaagtGGTTAACTTATTTATACAATAGATATTTGAGATCATACGTAAAAGTTTTTCCGAATTTTGTATCAAAAATGTATAATAGGAACATTTTATCGTGTGCTTAGATGATCAATTGAAACAAACCTTAATTTCAGTATCTAAATGAAATTTATCGACAAATTTGGCTGTCATTTATTATATTGAAAAGATCTATCTTAATTATATCCACATACAGTGACAATGAGTTTTTTTCACAATTAATGCAATTTGAACCTGTTGTTACGTTTACTTTGTCATATTTTCTAAGTTACTATTGTTGACTATATGTTTATAACCTTTAATTACTTAAAGTGACATGATATTGTTAAATCTTTTTACACTAGTAACCATGTCTAGTATATTCATCAACAATTTGTGCATTTCAAAACGCAGTCACAGAAAAGATATGCATGACAGATAAATTAATATTAGAAATAATGGGTGTTACATGGAGAAACCAAcaatttaaagtttaaattttagGATAACGATATTATGTGTTAGTAACTATATttcgaatttaaattttatacatatttagtgattttttttgcacagatatagtttttgaattaaagttaTTAAATTCGGCTGAGCTTATCGGACATAACCTAATAGCTGTATCAAGCGAAAACTTCTTTTCctagattttgaatttaaattttatacagATTTAGTGAATTATTTagaacaaatataaaatttggacTTAAGTTATTGAATTCGGCTTACCTCATGCGTAACCTTATACTTAGAGCTCTATATATTGcactaccaaaaaaaaaaaactaaaagtagCTATAAATTTCGTCGCTAAAATATTCGtagctaattaatttttttaataacccAAATAGGGACATATTTTGCACTGCTTAGCTATATAATTTATCCGTcgctaaattattatttttttagcataTGTGCCTCCTGCCCTAACATAGGCAGCATCATGATACCTTTGTGATATAATGAACTTCAACTACTTTGTGAACTTCCCCAACTACCTCTACTTTTGTCACTTGAAAAAACATTAATGCAACTTTAGTATTGTTGCTCTTCAACTTCTTTCTAATAATAATCATCTGAGAAATCCCTTGAAAATGtaattgatattttttatttcttattttgaagTAGAAGAAATAAATAGAGTTCTTTCTAAATGGAAGAAGAttcaattataattattgttttaTTTGGAGTTATTTTGTGGACAACACTTTTTTTGTTAATAAGAAAGGCTTTTCCAAAACATTCATTTGATTTTTGCAATCGTTTGGTTTCTACAATTCATGCTTCTTTAGCAGTGACTTTGGCTTCTCTATCTGTTCAAGATTGGAGTTGTCCTGTTTGTCCTGTGGCTTCAAAATCTTCTCCCCAACAGGTACTTTTTCTATGTCGTTTTGCAcgcattttaattattttatcagaTATATACTATTTCTAGTAGCACAAATAGCGGTTCGATCCGTCAAGATTTAGgtagacaaaaaaaaaataccctATACTTTTACTcgcttttaaaaaatattcgaagatcttgtcttttcttttcatcaaatgaaaagaaaaaggaaggcCTTAATTTTAGCCCTTTCAAGAATGAAGGCTTATATCATGAGTGTTTATCTATCTTTATTATAGAGTGCTGAGTTGTACACTTGTACTAGGGTGCTAAGTTGatctatttatatattaagaatttaagttatatacgtCTTCGCGAAGAGCTGACACTATCATATCACACATAGATAAATCTCAAAATATAACAATttgtaatgttgaaaaaaataaaatcgatTACATGCTatataacatataaatattaCCTGCTATCAGGTCTCTCGAAGAATGTTCATAGGTAAGCTTTTTTAAAAtgtgaaattcataattttgaaaGTTTAAAATGTAAAAAGTGTTTTGCAATAACAATGCATATAACTTaaacttgtatttatttatttatttggtctTAATTCTTCTTTTGCTAATTTGAAATTAAGATCTAACAATGACTCttggtaaaaaaataataatcaaacagAGGAAGGCACTTGCAGTGACAGCAGCctatcttatttatgattttgtaTGTTGCCTCTTTGACAAACAAGTGAGGATTGATAACTTGGTTCATCATTTGGTGTGTATTGTTGGAATTGGAGCTGGCTTTGCTTATAAATTGGTAAATATATCTTCTCCTAATTACAAGTCCTCTTTACATCTTTTCCTAATTAATGAGTTTTATAGCatgtttgatcatttttttgtaaaatgaaaagtacttgttttttttctaaaaaatacttattttagAAAGTTGAAATGTTTGGGTCaaacttttagagaaaaaaataaggggtcatttggtagcTGATTTGAAAATGAATTATGCAGGTATTAAATCTTGCATAAGTAATAATATCATGTTTGGTAACTGATTAGGAGGTAAA
This Solanum dulcamara chromosome 1, daSolDulc1.2, whole genome shotgun sequence DNA region includes the following protein-coding sequences:
- the LOC129890093 gene encoding uncharacterized protein LOC129890093, translated to MEEDSIIIIVLFGVILWTTLFLLIRKAFPKHSFDFCNRLVSTIHASLAVTLASLSVQDWSCPVCPVASKSSPQQRKALAVTAAYLIYDFVCCLFDKQVRIDNLVHHLVCIVGIGAGFAYKLCGSEMVAALWITEISSPFLHLREILKELGYIDTDLNFAADVLFAVIFSIARMIGGPYLSYVTLSAVNPIIIKVMALGLQFVSVFWFYKIVRMVIYKLSRRTKSGTVHLSKK
- the LOC129881176 gene encoding bifunctional nuclease 1-like encodes the protein MSSLQGPVVCPLFRGKQTGRVSSPIMKAKMLRSEFWGFNGISRRRVNVARLPRSRVSKLMIGCSFSSSSNDNGSMAENFNESDADYVNSSVVEAVEVQSGKDGFMIKMRDGRHVKCVHNNPQGVHVHDYAPNPAIVLRMEDGTGLLLPIIVLEMSSVLLMAAVRNVQLARPTMYQVLKEMVEKMGYAVKLVRVTKREQETYLAQLHLTKLDNDAESISFDLRPSDAINIAVKCKVPIQVNKNLAYSDGVRIVESADPAPRAATSDGLLFTGLDKPTRQPSIDEKEFILVRNMLVAAVEERYRDAALWRDKLTQLRSSRNWT